TGAGGCTACGTCGTCGTTATATACTCCTTCCGTTAAAAAGTTTGGAATGGAAGCTCCCAGGTACCAATTATCTCCATACAAAAACGTACCGGCCCCCACTGTAGGATAAAATCTACTCACGTTCTCTTCGTTCAATGGTTCCCCAGGGTTTTCGAAGGTTCCTTTGGAGAAATCGATGTTCAAGAAGGAACCTCCTGCATCCAGACCAAATGACAGTTTGGTTTTATCCGTTAAGTTTACTTGATATGAATAGGACAGGTCTGCATACGTCTGTGTCTGCGGGCCCAGTTGGTCATTTACAATATTAATACCCAAGCCCATCTTTTCATTCTTAAAAGGCAAGTTGGTTCCGAATCGTATGGTTCTTGGAGCACCGGGGATATCTATCCACTGAGCTCTATACAATCCAGCGATTTCCGCATTTTCGACAGTACCTACATAGGCAGGGTTAAAACTCCCAATATTGTACATGTACTGGGTATACTGCGGTTCTTTTTGACCGTACACCGTAATGCCCATTGTTATAGACAAGAGTAAAAAACTAAGGACAAAAGTATATCCTGACTTATATATTTTATAATCCATAGTACCTTTTATCGTATCAATTGTATCCATCCCTTATCGGTTACCGGAATACCATTATTGATGGAATAGTTAAGTATGTAAAAGTAAGTTCCTTTTGGCGCATCTTTTCCCTCATAAGTACCGTTCCAAACGTCTGCAACTGGTTGGTTGGATACTGATTGGCTATCCGCTTCAAATATTAGCGAACCATAGCGATCAAATATCTTCATACTATAAACGATATCCGCAAAAGAACGTGTATCAGTATCTGTTAGGTTGATTCTAAGAAAATCATTTGTGCCATCTCCATTTGGTGAAAACTGGTTAAATAGGAATCCAGGAGCCGCAGGGGTAGGAACACCTATCGTAACAGTAATTGTACTTTGGTTATTTGTTTCATTGCCATCTCTTGGGGAAGAACTTATTAAATATGCCGTATTATCAAAACTCCCTTCCGCTGTGACTGTGCCTACAAGCTCCAACACAGCTGCATTTTCCTCACCCACCTCCAAAGAGGGTATCGTCCAACTTTCATTGATAGGGTCATAAGAACCTATACTTGGATTATCAAATTCATAATTGAACAAGTTCTCAAAACCGCTAGATATACTATCTCTGATAATAATATTATTTATGACATCACCTTCTTGCGAGAGATTCGTAACCGTAATAGTAAACGTGATTTCCTCTCCTACTAGCGGTGTAATGTTACTAACCGTTTTTTCAATATTTAAATCGATTCCCTCAGGAACTTCTATTTCTAGGATTACAACAGCTTCATTATTCTCTTCGTTGTTATCCAAGGGAAACGATTCTAGTAAGGTAGCCGTGTTGGAGTAAACACCATCTTCTAAAATAGTTGCAGTTAACTGTAATTGCGCATTACCTAGAGGAGATAGTTCTAAAACGTCCCATTCCCCTGTGAGTGGGTCATAAACATCATTGGTATTGCTTGTGACGTGGCTCATATACTCAAATCCCGTCTCTAGAAGCTCACCAATTTTTATTCCCAAAACTCTACTGTCCGATAAATTGTTAACACGAACCGTGAAAACCACGGTATCACCAATTGCAGCATCCGGATTATCCACCACCTTAACAATTTCAAGATCAATAGGGTCAGGTTCACAATCGGGTGTTAAATTAGGGTCACAAGCGTCCAATGGGTCAGTGCCATTAGCCTCCTCATCCCCATCAGAAATACCATCTCCATCAGTATCACACAAACCGTTGGTATTATCTGGAATACATGGGTTAGCGTTTGCAGGATCCTGTTGATCATTTACACCATCATTGTCAGAGTCCAAGACATTGGAATCCAG
This genomic window from Maribacter sp. MJ134 contains:
- a CDS encoding type IX secretion system membrane protein PorP/SprF, which encodes MDTIDTIKGTMDYKIYKSGYTFVLSFLLLSITMGITVYGQKEPQYTQYMYNIGSFNPAYVGTVENAEIAGLYRAQWIDIPGAPRTIRFGTNLPFKNEKMGLGINIVNDQLGPQTQTYADLSYSYQVNLTDKTKLSFGLDAGGSFLNIDFSKGTFENPGEPLNEENVSRFYPTVGAGTFLYGDNWYLGASIPNFLTEGVYNDDVASIVEDRMQFNFIGGYVFNFSDGLKFKPAFLINSLQGAPLNINVSANFLISDVFTAGVSYRVENAFSGLAGFQISSGTFIGYSYDYNTNALGEFNNGSHEIILKFFLGKGGGSSTDKNNKNKNAKGKPKQIDTPRFF